In one window of Methanococcoides methylutens DNA:
- a CDS encoding TIGR04279 domain-containing protein: protein MFKSMVRCILFLSVILTLMCFLTASAGTMNDEFIMQVSIGETNVSFADHTNSLTEGNWIGLSGGSSFSLPYPLTFTYNGINSKEITTSSRDISVYLNVDNFTDHVITYPYDTHQMYTNVSGMNDVTFDFKGSSYFAGDTVDVYLLESSISELEMNVDVLYDKFSDPTVSFSEELDANGDLSYNFGPLDAGTYCIVLMIADDITEENVLLSFTAFEVLDHDLDVSILKDGSTLTVNNHLLGAPSGSYTYNTILIKESEYEADVRVNFNGTTTGLNSSINGYPVLGATEIMDLGLPTIDTSYVNENFEGIFSSDDSSLISTPSTSNTSSTAFDTFQLSSGNYIVLTYAMSDGNIMGFDEKMVTLFNEHVELTSDKLSETAEKNTTVDYTITVWNKKDNARDISLSLVAPDDLITDLGTNSVSLGPSSSTTVPLSVRSEGVGSQIPVMITASSGDDQDSITLKTSFIDPLAASVDSTKKAVHTNNDATYTFNVENVGVATHTFVISATSSADDSLSVPSVTLLPGTSTSFTYNVSSASPGKYPSEVLIEDQDDASISRTFNVVTDISQEPVYDVSVSSDISSSSIGDGEDAVYNITITNTGNVQDTYDIILVNPMADSAILDDDSDVSLQAGEKAVRKLTVSSSPGTYDVTFIAMSQNSSAVSVKTTTKVLERGVILTSDLYDSVSIPYGALTCTLTVKNIGNSADDFTISAISNGTIDIATSTIVDLESGASEDVEVTLEGADVGLYNSTITVVSDNDASAESSVTLNLRIIEEPVYAFDLSMDSLSKTMERTDDAYFVLSIKNKGNRADDYNVSSVSPYVSLDKDSLFLEAGESGDIIMDVSGLPDYDTYPLRVDVTSQQSSETIGKAPSITVVPALSISANPASQAVGLGNSSLYRITVTNTGTNVHDYDISIAQSSSDTTAELVTSTINDLDVGGSSTVDMIFNSTISQERSIEALVKAEVSDSPLKNRSVSVTTLYLEDDVFGVSAKADALLQSISPGKDAIHLMSVKNLGNTQDNFSVTILGDNAISDVSYLLLEPSGSTGDSGTVVLTHTPPSSAGDYSFEVKVGSANARDSVKYTTRVVEVQEDNIIKSYVDSTSSIVGSEVHNSSIYNSFINGSVLSDSEIKDSSIGNSTIESSVIRDMVLIDASIVENKIYYGTITLDDRDYDIDPAKYPDGIYTDELLIASSATANDLAGVANDSIDVGLEDSEMSVSLGVNSSFVGGELKVQKTFVPPSDVETSSFSDVGVYVTFEESENIKDVLSHANISIDYDEDALGDINETDLFIYWYDEDSSEWVPLVGAGEPSFCLDAGRDTVNNILWANVTHFSTYAIGEAEEEEVPPEDDSKKSSGSSGGGGSGASGEAFENIAFKDVKTENIVGGLTISYFFDDGQNAIQYINFSALRNSGRVSTTIEVLKNRSSMVDESAPGLVYQNMNIWVGKAGFATEDNIADPVIGFRVAKDWLTENGIDENSIAIYHHSEGKWNALNTEKVGEDGSYIYFEAETPGFSPFAIAADVADSVVTDNTGSIEEDSSTLIITEPSGEYMNATVSDGKSGLGLKELFFVLGVLMFFGLIYATYATAKKNEENADIRTDDLPEDMQNAEGDVSETASDSTNAEETSGQPAETIPSVDEVSDQPAETIPTAEEILGHPAKTISPAEENEVRPVDTEQNIKKMKKSRNFSDDGWSTSTTKKISGESAETTSTGEEYEVQLDDTEQEDEETKDFRNLPDSKW from the coding sequence ATGTTCAAATCAATGGTCAGATGTATCTTGTTTCTATCTGTGATACTTACTTTGATGTGCTTCCTAACAGCTTCTGCAGGTACTATGAACGATGAGTTCATAATGCAGGTCAGCATCGGAGAAACCAATGTAAGTTTTGCAGATCATACAAATTCCCTTACAGAAGGTAATTGGATAGGTTTAAGCGGCGGTTCATCATTCTCTTTACCGTATCCGCTGACATTTACGTATAATGGTATTAATTCTAAAGAGATAACCACAAGCAGTAGAGATATTAGTGTATATTTGAACGTTGACAACTTTACTGACCATGTTATTACTTATCCATATGATACTCACCAGATGTACACCAATGTTTCCGGCATGAACGATGTTACATTTGATTTCAAGGGTTCCTCGTATTTTGCTGGCGATACTGTGGATGTATATCTTCTGGAAAGCAGCATCTCGGAACTTGAAATGAATGTGGATGTTCTGTACGATAAATTCTCCGATCCAACAGTCTCCTTTTCTGAGGAACTTGATGCAAATGGGGACCTATCATACAATTTTGGTCCGCTGGATGCAGGTACCTATTGTATCGTACTTATGATAGCTGACGATATTACCGAAGAGAACGTTCTGCTTTCATTTACTGCATTTGAGGTTCTTGATCACGATCTTGATGTAAGCATCTTAAAAGATGGTTCCACGCTTACTGTTAATAACCATCTGCTAGGTGCTCCTTCAGGCAGTTACACATATAACACAATACTCATAAAGGAAAGCGAATATGAGGCAGATGTCAGGGTAAACTTCAACGGTACAACAACAGGTCTTAACAGTTCCATTAACGGATATCCTGTTCTCGGTGCAACCGAAATAATGGACCTTGGTCTACCGACAATCGATACATCTTATGTCAATGAGAATTTTGAAGGAATATTCAGCAGTGATGATTCTTCATTAATTTCAACCCCTTCAACTTCGAACACTTCATCCACTGCTTTTGATACATTCCAGTTGTCCTCCGGAAATTACATCGTTTTAACATATGCAATGTCCGACGGAAACATTATGGGATTTGATGAGAAGATGGTAACCCTCTTCAATGAACATGTGGAACTTACATCAGACAAGCTTTCAGAAACTGCAGAGAAGAATACAACAGTAGACTATACGATCACTGTTTGGAACAAGAAGGACAACGCAAGGGATATTTCTCTAAGCCTGGTAGCTCCGGATGACCTGATAACTGATCTTGGAACGAATTCCGTATCATTGGGTCCGAGCAGTTCAACAACGGTCCCACTCTCTGTCAGAAGTGAGGGTGTAGGTTCCCAGATCCCTGTCATGATTACAGCTTCCAGCGGGGATGATCAGGACTCAATCACTTTGAAGACATCTTTCATTGACCCACTCGCTGCAAGCGTTGATTCCACAAAGAAAGCGGTTCATACTAACAACGATGCAACATACACATTCAATGTAGAGAATGTTGGTGTTGCTACTCATACTTTCGTTATTAGTGCTACAAGTAGTGCTGATGATAGTTTGAGTGTTCCATCAGTGACGTTACTTCCTGGGACTTCCACTTCATTCACATATAATGTCAGCAGTGCTTCTCCAGGCAAATATCCTTCCGAAGTTCTTATTGAAGACCAGGATGATGCGTCCATATCAAGGACCTTCAATGTTGTAACTGACATATCACAGGAGCCTGTGTATGATGTATCTGTTTCCAGTGACATCAGCAGTTCATCTATAGGAGATGGTGAAGATGCTGTCTACAATATAACGATCACTAATACAGGTAATGTTCAGGACACCTATGATATCATATTGGTCAATCCGATGGCTGATAGTGCAATTCTTGATGATGATTCTGATGTGTCACTGCAAGCCGGTGAGAAAGCTGTCAGGAAACTGACCGTATCCTCATCACCTGGTACCTATGATGTAACCTTCATTGCAATGTCACAGAACTCTTCTGCAGTATCGGTCAAGACCACTACAAAAGTTCTGGAACGAGGGGTAATACTAACTTCTGACCTTTACGATAGTGTATCTATTCCATATGGTGCCTTGACATGTACCCTTACGGTGAAGAACATTGGAAATTCTGCAGACGACTTCACCATCAGTGCGATATCAAATGGAACCATTGATATTGCAACATCAACAATAGTTGATCTTGAAAGCGGAGCCAGTGAGGATGTTGAAGTGACACTCGAAGGTGCAGATGTAGGTCTCTACAATTCCACCATTACTGTGGTGTCTGACAATGATGCAAGTGCTGAAAGTTCTGTAACACTCAACCTTCGCATAATTGAAGAGCCGGTTTATGCTTTCGACTTGTCAATGGATTCATTATCAAAGACGATGGAGAGGACGGATGATGCGTACTTTGTCCTTTCCATAAAGAATAAGGGTAACAGAGCTGATGATTACAACGTTTCTTCCGTATCTCCTTATGTAAGTCTCGATAAAGATTCTCTCTTCCTGGAAGCAGGAGAGTCCGGAGACATTATTATGGATGTTTCTGGTCTTCCTGACTATGATACTTATCCTCTAAGGGTGGATGTAACTTCACAGCAGTCTTCAGAAACTATAGGTAAGGCACCTTCCATAACAGTGGTTCCTGCCCTGTCGATAAGTGCAAACCCTGCTTCACAAGCCGTTGGACTTGGTAATTCCTCTCTTTATAGGATAACTGTGACAAACACAGGTACCAATGTGCACGATTATGATATCAGCATTGCACAGAGTTCATCAGACACAACTGCAGAACTTGTAACGTCAACTATAAACGATCTGGATGTTGGCGGATCGTCTACGGTAGATATGATCTTTAACAGTACTATCTCTCAGGAGAGAAGTATCGAAGCACTGGTCAAAGCAGAAGTTTCTGACAGCCCGCTGAAGAACAGGTCTGTTTCAGTAACAACCCTTTATCTTGAAGATGATGTGTTCGGTGTTTCAGCTAAAGCAGATGCTTTATTGCAAAGTATTTCCCCTGGCAAGGATGCTATCCACTTGATGAGCGTCAAGAACCTTGGAAATACGCAGGATAATTTCTCAGTGACCATATTAGGTGATAATGCGATATCAGATGTTTCATACCTTCTCCTCGAACCCAGTGGTTCAACCGGTGATTCAGGAACAGTGGTCCTGACGCATACTCCACCATCCTCTGCAGGAGACTATTCGTTTGAGGTTAAGGTGGGATCCGCAAATGCAAGGGATTCTGTTAAATATACTACCAGGGTGGTCGAGGTTCAGGAAGATAACATAATCAAGAGTTATGTAGATTCCACTTCCAGTATCGTTGGTTCTGAAGTCCACAATTCATCGATCTATAATTCTTTCATAAACGGATCTGTATTGAGCGATTCTGAGATAAAGGATTCCAGTATAGGTAACAGTACCATCGAGAGTTCTGTTATTCGGGATATGGTTCTAATAGACGCCAGTATCGTTGAAAACAAGATATATTATGGAACCATTACTCTTGATGATAGGGATTATGATATTGATCCTGCAAAATATCCTGATGGAATATATACTGATGAGCTTTTGATCGCTTCCAGTGCAACTGCTAACGATCTTGCTGGGGTTGCCAATGATTCCATAGATGTCGGTCTTGAAGATTCTGAAATGTCTGTAAGCCTTGGTGTTAACAGCAGCTTTGTTGGAGGGGAATTGAAGGTCCAAAAGACATTTGTTCCGCCAAGTGATGTCGAAACATCATCATTCTCTGATGTTGGTGTCTATGTTACTTTCGAGGAAAGTGAGAACATCAAAGATGTACTTTCTCACGCGAACATAAGCATAGATTATGATGAGGATGCTCTTGGTGATATCAATGAGACTGATCTCTTCATATACTGGTACGATGAAGATTCATCTGAATGGGTTCCTCTGGTAGGGGCTGGTGAACCATCTTTCTGTCTTGATGCAGGAAGGGATACTGTGAACAATATTCTCTGGGCAAATGTAACACACTTTTCGACATATGCTATTGGTGAAGCTGAAGAAGAAGAGGTGCCGCCTGAAGACGATAGCAAGAAGTCCTCCGGATCAAGTGGTGGCGGTGGAAGCGGAGCAAGCGGTGAAGCTTTCGAAAACATCGCATTTAAGGATGTGAAAACAGAAAACATTGTAGGTGGACTTACAATTAGTTATTTCTTCGATGATGGACAGAATGCAATTCAATACATCAATTTCTCTGCACTCAGGAATAGCGGAAGAGTTTCAACAACCATCGAAGTGCTTAAGAACAGATCATCGATGGTCGATGAAAGTGCTCCGGGACTTGTTTACCAGAACATGAACATATGGGTTGGAAAAGCAGGATTTGCTACAGAAGATAACATTGCTGATCCTGTAATAGGCTTCCGTGTAGCAAAAGATTGGTTGACAGAGAATGGAATTGATGAAAATTCAATAGCAATCTATCACCACAGTGAAGGAAAATGGAATGCTCTCAATACAGAGAAGGTTGGAGAAGATGGATCATACATCTACTTCGAAGCGGAAACTCCGGGATTCTCACCATTTGCTATTGCAGCTGATGTTGCTGATAGTGTGGTAACAGACAATACTGGCTCAATAGAAGAAGATTCCAGCACTCTTATTATCACTGAACCATCAGGAGAATATATGAATGCAACCGTGTCTGACGGAAAATCCGGTTTAGGACTAAAAGAGCTGTTCTTTGTACTAGGAGTGCTCATGTTTTTTGGGCTTATATACGCCACGTATGCAACAGCTAAAAAGAATGAAGAGAATGCAGATATCAGAACTGATGATCTCCCGGAGGATATGCAAAATGCAGAGGGTGATGTTTCTGAAACTGCTTCAGATAGCACAAATGCTGAGGAAACATCAGGTCAGCCTGCTGAAACAATACCTTCTGTTGATGAAGTATCAGATCAGCCCGCTGAAACAATACCTACTGCTGAGGAAATATTAGGTCACCCTGCCAAAACAATATCTCCTGCTGAGGAAAATGAAGTCCGGCCAGTTGATACTGAACAGAATATCAAAAAGATGAAAAAGTCCAGAAATTTCTCAGATGACGGATGGTCAACCTCTACTACTAAGAAAATATCAGGGGAATCTGCTGAGACAACATCTACTGGTGAGGAATATGAAGTCCAGTTAGATGATACTGAACAAGAAGACGAGGAGACGAAAGACTTCAGAAATTTGCCAGATAGTAAATGGTGA
- a CDS encoding CPBP family intramembrane glutamic endopeptidase, which translates to MEAGTEVGDIVVENDFFSKIRGIDQSRIDLLAIAIPSLMIIIAEMSLFAGRTKLAMWMHLILLIFLTLSTMVFDDRNRKHILRAFILLSLLRILNLSMPVFFEMTLYSYAFIYAPLIISTYVVVKDQELSYSDIGITRNIRYYELPVALIASVVIAVGEFLIIKPGYLIPDLSVFNLLKLSIIMIFFVGLVEELVFRSILQTKLEEMIGKYQGLILASILFGFMHSGYGTFHEIAFTAFAGFIMGGIYIIRRDLLLVTMVHGFVNILLFGILPHMVQH; encoded by the coding sequence ATGGAGGCAGGAACTGAAGTTGGAGATATTGTCGTGGAAAACGATTTTTTTAGCAAAATAAGGGGAATTGACCAATCCCGAATTGACCTCCTTGCTATAGCCATTCCTTCATTAATGATAATAATTGCAGAGATGTCATTGTTTGCTGGCAGGACAAAGCTTGCGATGTGGATGCATTTGATCCTGCTGATATTTTTAACTTTGTCTACAATGGTATTTGATGACAGGAACAGGAAACATATATTGCGTGCATTTATTCTCCTTTCACTGCTAAGGATACTGAATCTGTCAATGCCCGTGTTCTTTGAAATGACACTTTATTCCTATGCATTTATCTATGCACCACTGATAATTTCGACATATGTTGTTGTAAAGGACCAGGAACTCTCATATTCAGATATTGGAATTACCAGAAATATAAGGTACTATGAACTGCCTGTTGCATTGATCGCAAGTGTTGTGATCGCAGTAGGAGAATTCTTAATCATCAAACCCGGTTACCTGATTCCGGACCTTTCAGTATTTAACTTGCTCAAGTTATCCATAATAATGATCTTTTTCGTCGGTCTGGTTGAAGAACTCGTATTCAGGTCAATCCTTCAGACAAAACTTGAAGAAATGATTGGCAAGTACCAGGGACTTATACTTGCAAGTATCCTTTTCGGCTTTATGCACTCCGGATATGGTACCTTCCATGAGATAGCATTCACTGCTTTTGCAGGATTTATAATGGGTGGAATATACATAATAAGAAGGGATCTGTTACTCGTGACGATGGTACACGGATTTGTGAACATCCTGCTCTTTGGAATATTGCCTCATATGGTGCAACATTGA
- a CDS encoding DUF1616 domain-containing protein has translation MPNRNKIPSDIQVVIALVLLTCIFITVPDLSHTPIRTVLGLPMVLFLPGYALIAALFPSRDDLDGIERLALSFGLSIAVVPLIGLALNYTPWGIRLLPILISLSAFTILMCAVAVLRRGSLPVDDKFSVPFSSAYASIKEEVSGKPENKLDRILTILLVISILASVVTLAYVVVTPKEGEKFTEFYVLGPEGMADGYPTELRNGQSGNVIIGIVNHEYADTEYSIELVLGNNSIPMGQELQHITLQHNQTWEKEVTFTPESVGDDMKLQFLLYKDNNMTEPYRDLHLWIDVGES, from the coding sequence ATGCCCAACAGGAATAAAATCCCCTCCGATATTCAGGTCGTCATCGCACTTGTCCTGCTTACCTGTATATTCATAACTGTCCCCGATTTGAGCCACACACCAATACGAACGGTTCTCGGGCTTCCAATGGTGTTGTTCTTACCGGGTTATGCATTGATAGCAGCACTTTTTCCATCCAGGGATGACCTGGACGGGATCGAGAGACTGGCTCTTAGTTTTGGTCTGAGTATTGCAGTAGTTCCACTCATTGGCCTTGCGCTCAACTATACGCCATGGGGGATCAGACTTTTACCCATATTGATATCACTTTCAGCCTTTACGATCCTTATGTGTGCAGTAGCAGTGCTCAGGAGGGGATCCCTTCCTGTGGATGATAAGTTTAGTGTACCTTTTTCCTCGGCATATGCTTCAATAAAAGAAGAGGTCTCGGGGAAACCGGAGAACAAACTTGACAGGATCCTGACAATTCTTCTGGTAATCTCAATATTAGCTTCAGTAGTAACCCTTGCATACGTAGTTGTCACACCAAAAGAAGGCGAAAAGTTCACTGAATTCTACGTCCTCGGACCTGAGGGAATGGCAGATGGCTATCCTACGGAACTCCGGAATGGTCAGAGTGGTAACGTAATAATTGGCATCGTAAACCATGAATATGCAGATACGGAATATTCCATAGAGCTGGTCCTGGGGAATAATTCAATTCCCATGGGGCAGGAATTGCAACATATAACCCTTCAACACAATCAAACCTGGGAAAAAGAGGTAACTTTTACGCCTGAGTCTGTTGGAGATGATATGAAACTGCAATTCCTTCTCTACAAAGACAATAACATGACTGAGCCATATCGAGATCTTCATTTATGGATCGATGTAGGGGAGTCCTGA
- a CDS encoding PGF-pre-PGF domain-containing protein translates to MTKKIFQSGLLFFAVLLICLLVPIAGAFEVSPSSPSVGDKITVSGYTDKAGSVPAKVVFTSVVPVNDGTYLYDAGKVEIPEGPNSFHVKAVGVDDLEVKVKFVLWVTAAHPQATDGVASYSMSGVPEGTYPIKLRGQAQSGEKSVDITITASSSIDVEDGYYEYSYSTSSIPAGDFTLTIDGESKTINLAGASTSSGSSGGSSGGGSIGISPDVAANNVVASEHANSRAVSGMPVEFNFKEPQNPITYIDFTSGITSSDVPVTIEILEHTSASASKPPEGIVYKNINIWMGYTGFSRPENIIDASLKFKVASSWIEDNNLDPEKLAFMHYDETSNVWEPVSTELIEILDGYAYYQSSPECFSPFAIVGTEELKPQVVEGLPSEDDVNENHTSVDDVPNSVINEPKNPNFGKSLLFIVVASMLGMFLFFKLRK, encoded by the coding sequence TTGACAAAAAAGATATTTCAGTCAGGCCTTTTATTCTTTGCAGTTTTACTTATCTGTTTGCTAGTTCCTATTGCAGGTGCTTTTGAAGTTTCCCCTTCAAGCCCGTCAGTTGGCGACAAGATCACTGTAAGTGGATATACGGATAAGGCAGGATCAGTCCCTGCTAAAGTTGTTTTTACTTCGGTTGTACCGGTAAACGATGGAACTTATCTTTATGATGCCGGGAAGGTAGAAATTCCGGAGGGTCCGAACAGTTTCCATGTGAAGGCAGTTGGCGTTGATGATCTTGAGGTTAAAGTTAAGTTCGTCTTATGGGTAACTGCAGCTCATCCACAGGCTACAGATGGAGTTGCTTCCTATTCAATGTCAGGTGTACCCGAGGGCACGTATCCTATAAAACTAAGAGGGCAGGCACAATCGGGGGAAAAATCTGTCGATATCACTATTACTGCATCAAGCAGTATTGATGTTGAAGATGGTTACTATGAATATTCTTACTCCACCAGTTCGATACCGGCAGGTGATTTCACGTTGACCATCGATGGTGAAAGCAAGACAATAAATCTTGCTGGCGCTTCCACTTCTTCCGGAAGCAGTGGGGGAAGTTCCGGTGGTGGTAGTATTGGAATAAGTCCTGATGTGGCTGCAAATAACGTTGTAGCTTCGGAACATGCCAATTCCAGAGCTGTCAGTGGCATGCCTGTAGAATTCAATTTCAAAGAACCTCAGAACCCGATAACATATATTGATTTTACATCTGGCATTACTTCTAGTGATGTGCCGGTAACTATCGAAATATTAGAACATACATCTGCATCGGCATCGAAACCCCCTGAAGGCATCGTATACAAGAATATTAATATCTGGATGGGTTATACTGGTTTTTCAAGACCTGAAAATATAATAGATGCATCTTTGAAGTTCAAGGTTGCTTCCTCCTGGATCGAAGATAATAATCTTGATCCGGAAAAACTGGCCTTTATGCATTATGATGAAACCAGCAATGTATGGGAACCGGTGTCTACTGAATTGATAGAAATTCTTGATGGATACGCATATTATCAGTCAAGCCCTGAATGCTTCTCACCTTTTGCCATTGTTGGGACTGAGGAACTAAAACCGCAAGTTGTAGAAGGGTTACCATCTGAAGATGATGTAAATGAAAATCATACGTCAGTTGATGATGTACCTAATTCAGTAATCAATGAACCGAAAAATCCAAATTTCGGAAAAAGTCTTCTTTTCATAGTGGTAGCATCAATGTTAGGCATGTTCCTATTCTTTAAACTACGAAAATAA
- the thiI gene encoding tRNA uracil 4-sulfurtransferase ThiI, whose protein sequence is MYDVVIVRYGELALKSPGVRNLYERVLVRNLEAMLKQEDVSFSRVYREWGRIFIESDDPGAAKAAADVFGVVSTSSAVKVEADIDAAAKLCADIGADLIKDGESFGIRARRSGKEGLSSTDIGRLCGDAVWARLESLGRTPKVDLSNPDREIFVEMRQNKAYVFTDIVKGVGGLPLGTQGKMIVLMSGGIDSPVAAWLMMRRGVKIIPVYANNNPFAEDSALERAIKCVEVLKRWSPADDLKMYEVPHGKNLDTFINNCNEKNTCLLCKRTMYRMAYKIMKKEGADGIVTGSSIGQVASQTAANMHAEIYGLGIPLYHPLIGLDKTEIIDLARRIGTYDISIMPTSGCGAVPDRPEINAAFDLMVREEEKLNIEEMVEDSVTNARSFFVGNE, encoded by the coding sequence ATGTACGACGTGGTTATTGTAAGATATGGCGAATTGGCTCTCAAGAGTCCGGGCGTCAGGAATCTGTATGAAAGGGTCCTGGTTCGCAACCTTGAAGCCATGCTGAAGCAGGAGGATGTATCTTTCTCCAGGGTTTACAGGGAATGGGGCCGTATTTTTATCGAATCAGATGATCCCGGTGCTGCAAAGGCAGCTGCGGATGTTTTCGGAGTAGTATCAACATCTTCTGCTGTAAAGGTCGAAGCTGATATTGATGCTGCTGCAAAGTTGTGTGCCGACATTGGTGCTGATCTGATCAAAGATGGTGAATCATTCGGCATCCGTGCACGCCGCTCGGGTAAAGAGGGTCTTTCATCCACTGATATTGGACGCCTTTGCGGAGATGCGGTCTGGGCTCGTCTGGAATCTCTTGGAAGGACTCCGAAAGTGGATCTTTCCAACCCTGATCGTGAGATCTTCGTTGAAATGAGGCAGAACAAGGCATATGTATTTACTGACATCGTGAAAGGTGTGGGTGGATTACCTCTTGGTACTCAGGGCAAAATGATCGTTCTAATGTCTGGTGGAATCGATTCTCCGGTAGCAGCCTGGCTTATGATGAGGCGTGGTGTAAAAATAATACCGGTTTATGCCAACAATAATCCATTTGCTGAAGATAGTGCCCTTGAAAGGGCAATCAAATGTGTGGAAGTATTAAAGAGGTGGTCGCCTGCAGATGACCTCAAGATGTATGAAGTTCCGCATGGCAAGAATCTTGACACATTCATTAACAACTGCAATGAGAAGAATACCTGTCTTCTGTGCAAACGTACTATGTATCGCATGGCATATAAAATCATGAAAAAAGAAGGTGCTGATGGTATTGTTACTGGCTCTTCCATTGGGCAGGTCGCTTCACAGACAGCTGCTAACATGCATGCTGAGATATATGGACTTGGTATACCCCTTTATCATCCTTTGATCGGACTTGATAAGACTGAGATCATTGACCTTGCAAGGCGTATAGGTACCTATGATATTTCCATTATGCCGACATCCGGATGTGGTGCAGTTCCTGACAGGCCGGAGATCAATGCTGCATTCGATCTGATGGTCAGAGAAGAGGAAAAGCTGAACATTGAAGAAATGGTGGAGGACTCGGTCACTAACGCAAGATCATTTTTCGTAGGTAATGAGTGA
- a CDS encoding toprim domain-containing protein, producing the protein MSDHEQNANMPVGRPHLKAPLFVYQRKLELIEELLEEMLDHSNNGDLIVVEGKRDVISLRKLGFQGDIELATHRPLTEVSARIVDTGKKVMVLTDWDRRGDLLASKISEDLRYFGIDVDMNMRERLSSMVKKEIKDVESLYSYVAKLRKIAGSSHQAV; encoded by the coding sequence ATGTCAGATCATGAACAGAATGCAAATATGCCAGTGGGCAGGCCCCATCTGAAAGCTCCTCTTTTTGTATATCAACGAAAACTTGAACTGATCGAGGAACTTCTTGAAGAAATGCTGGATCATTCAAATAATGGTGATCTTATTGTTGTTGAAGGAAAAAGAGATGTTATCTCTTTGAGAAAACTGGGTTTTCAGGGGGATATTGAACTTGCAACTCACCGGCCTCTGACGGAAGTTTCTGCCAGGATCGTTGATACTGGTAAAAAGGTTATGGTCCTGACTGACTGGGACCGTCGTGGTGACTTGCTAGCATCAAAGATATCGGAAGACCTCCGGTATTTTGGTATTGATGTAGATATGAACATGCGTGAACGCTTGAGTTCAATGGTAAAAAAAGAGATTAAAGATGTGGAAAGCCTTTATTCCTATGTTGCAAAATTGAGGAAGATCGCAGGCAGTTCACATCAGGCTGTGTAA
- a CDS encoding acylphosphatase, protein MSENNENACAEMYVSGRVQGVYFRSFTQKVATGLGLVGYAQNLPDGRVRVIAQGKRSLILELLDNLRIGPELSNVEGIEVMWIDTYDELSEFVIKR, encoded by the coding sequence ATGTCAGAAAATAATGAGAATGCCTGTGCGGAGATGTATGTCTCCGGCAGGGTTCAGGGTGTATACTTCAGGAGCTTCACTCAGAAAGTAGCTACCGGATTAGGTCTGGTCGGCTATGCCCAGAATTTGCCAGATGGTCGTGTAAGGGTTATTGCTCAGGGTAAAAGATCTCTTATATTAGAGCTATTGGATAATCTGCGCATCGGTCCTGAACTTTCCAATGTTGAAGGCATCGAAGTTATGTGGATCGATACTTATGATGAACTCTCCGAATTCGTTATTAAAAGATAA